One genomic segment of Gemmatimonadota bacterium includes these proteins:
- a CDS encoding glycosyl hydrolase, with translation MSPSRSRRARLLLAGAALLSAAPLAPLAAQGPQAVAPDSAFLASFRWRNIGPDRGGRSIASSGVVGRRNEAYFGATGGGLWKTMDGGETWFPVTDGQITSASVGAVAVSESNPDLVFIGMGESAIRGNIMPGDGVYKSSDAGKTWAHVGFRDVHAISKIRIHPTNPEIVFVAAFGKYSAPSTERGVFKSTDGGRTWKRVLFRDERSGAVDIAIDRTNPNVMYAALWEAFRKEYTMSSGGPGSGLYKSTDGGETWTEITRRPGLPTGLIGRIGVALTAANPNRVYALVENEKGGLFKSDDAGATWTLMNDNRSIRQRAFYYTHLFADHQNADVVYAQNTSLFRSADQGKTLTSVGNGTHGDFHDLWIDPADPAHLVVANDGGGAVTTNTGRNWTDQDFPTAQFYHVITTKHIPFHVCGSQQDNSTACTPFNWNMGGFRFGGAPGGGGPAQPGPGYNDPTSGGMVVSYVAGGGEPGYIGTDPFDPDLFYSGTNNGGYLDKFNRRTGLSREVNPYPWFYSGEPSRDIKERWQWTFPIVFSKADPKRLYVSSQRLWMTMDGGATWAQLSGDLTRHAPETQGPSGGPITGDMNGPEVYGVIFSVAPGKRNVDVIWTGSDDGLVHVTRDNGKTWTNVTPPDMPEFGRVSQIDASAFDDGTAYVSVRKPLLDDFRPYLWRTRDFGRTWTKIVTGIRADDYMHAIREDPTRRGLLYAAGQHGVYISYDDGDHWQSLRLNMPDVPVSDLVVEANELVISSHGRGFWVLDNIAPLRQVTARVAAVHLYAPPTAIRSGLSVPITWSFASAPRRASLEVLDSAGTVLRRWEGDTTRGGAVAAPQGGRRRGGGASTIATNVGLNRIEWDLRTTPITGFPGMILWGAGTAGPAIPPGKYTVRLVADGQIATTTLTVQRNPFLPEVTDADLHAQFQFGRMVRQRADDANQRVIEVRRVKAQLEERQKRANNDRRLASTGATLVTNASDVEDDIYQVKNQSGQDPLNFPIRVNNRLANLLSMAERGDGRPTTNMPEIFGILDAELKGYEVKLQQVWARDLAAVNKELARLGLPLLDPKCEKLEGCAPLP, from the coding sequence ATGTCCCCATCCCGCTCGCGTCGCGCCCGACTGCTCCTCGCCGGCGCCGCCCTGCTCTCCGCCGCGCCGCTCGCGCCCCTCGCGGCGCAGGGACCGCAGGCCGTCGCCCCCGACTCCGCCTTCCTCGCCTCCTTCCGGTGGCGCAACATCGGCCCCGACCGTGGCGGGCGCTCCATCGCCTCCTCGGGCGTGGTGGGCCGGCGGAACGAGGCCTACTTCGGCGCGACCGGCGGCGGGCTCTGGAAGACGATGGACGGCGGCGAGACCTGGTTCCCGGTCACCGACGGACAGATCACCTCCGCCTCGGTCGGCGCGGTCGCGGTCAGCGAGTCCAACCCTGACCTCGTCTTCATCGGCATGGGCGAGTCGGCGATCCGCGGCAACATCATGCCCGGCGACGGCGTCTACAAGTCGAGCGATGCGGGCAAGACCTGGGCGCACGTCGGGTTCCGCGACGTGCACGCGATCTCGAAGATCCGCATCCATCCGACCAATCCCGAGATCGTCTTCGTCGCGGCCTTCGGCAAGTACAGCGCGCCGAGCACCGAGCGCGGCGTCTTCAAGAGCACCGACGGCGGGCGCACCTGGAAGCGGGTGCTCTTCCGTGACGAGCGCTCGGGCGCGGTGGACATCGCGATCGACCGCACCAACCCGAACGTGATGTACGCGGCGCTCTGGGAGGCCTTCCGCAAGGAATACACGATGTCGTCCGGCGGCCCGGGCTCGGGGCTCTACAAGAGCACCGACGGCGGCGAGACCTGGACCGAGATCACGCGTCGGCCGGGCCTGCCCACGGGGCTCATCGGCCGCATCGGCGTCGCGCTCACCGCGGCCAACCCGAATCGCGTCTATGCCCTCGTCGAGAACGAGAAGGGCGGCCTCTTCAAGAGCGATGACGCCGGCGCGACCTGGACGCTGATGAACGACAACCGGTCGATCCGCCAGCGCGCCTTCTATTACACGCACCTCTTCGCCGACCACCAGAACGCCGACGTGGTCTACGCGCAGAACACCTCGCTCTTCCGCTCCGCCGACCAGGGCAAGACGCTCACCAGCGTGGGCAACGGCACGCACGGCGACTTCCATGACCTGTGGATCGACCCCGCGGACCCGGCGCACCTCGTGGTGGCCAACGACGGCGGCGGCGCGGTGACGACCAACACGGGGCGCAACTGGACCGACCAGGACTTCCCGACGGCGCAGTTCTACCATGTGATCACCACGAAGCACATCCCGTTCCATGTGTGCGGCTCGCAGCAGGACAACAGCACCGCCTGCACGCCGTTCAACTGGAACATGGGCGGCTTCCGCTTCGGTGGTGCGCCGGGCGGCGGCGGCCCCGCGCAGCCGGGCCCGGGCTACAACGATCCGACCTCGGGCGGCATGGTCGTCTCGTACGTCGCCGGCGGCGGCGAGCCGGGCTACATCGGCACCGACCCGTTCGATCCGGACCTGTTCTACTCGGGCACCAACAACGGCGGCTACCTCGACAAGTTCAACCGTCGCACCGGCCTCTCGCGCGAGGTGAACCCGTATCCCTGGTTCTACTCGGGCGAGCCGTCGCGCGACATCAAGGAGCGCTGGCAGTGGACCTTCCCGATCGTCTTCTCCAAGGCCGATCCCAAGCGCCTCTACGTGAGCTCGCAGCGCCTCTGGATGACGATGGACGGCGGCGCGACCTGGGCGCAGCTCTCCGGTGACCTCACGCGCCACGCGCCGGAGACGCAGGGTCCCTCGGGCGGCCCGATCACCGGCGACATGAACGGCCCCGAGGTGTACGGCGTGATCTTCTCCGTCGCGCCCGGCAAGCGGAACGTCGATGTCATCTGGACCGGCTCCGACGACGGCCTGGTGCACGTGACGCGTGACAACGGGAAGACCTGGACCAACGTCACGCCGCCCGACATGCCCGAGTTCGGCCGCGTGAGCCAGATCGACGCCTCGGCGTTCGACGACGGCACCGCCTACGTCTCGGTGCGCAAGCCGCTGCTCGACGATTTCCGTCCGTACCTCTGGCGCACGCGCGACTTCGGCCGCACCTGGACGAAGATCGTCACCGGCATCCGCGCCGACGACTACATGCACGCGATCCGCGAGGACCCCACGCGCCGCGGCCTGCTCTACGCCGCGGGGCAGCATGGCGTCTACATCTCGTACGATGACGGCGATCACTGGCAGTCGCTCCGGCTCAACATGCCCGACGTCCCGGTCTCGGACCTCGTCGTCGAGGCGAACGAGCTCGTGATCTCGTCGCATGGGCGCGGCTTCTGGGTGCTCGACAACATCGCGCCGCTCCGGCAGGTGACCGCGCGCGTCGCGGCGGTGCATCTGTACGCGCCGCCCACCGCGATCCGCTCCGGGCTCTCGGTGCCGATCACCTGGTCGTTCGCCTCCGCGCCGCGGCGCGCCTCGCTCGAGGTGCTCGACTCGGCGGGCACGGTCCTGCGCCGCTGGGAGGGTGACACCACGCGCGGTGGGGCGGTCGCCGCACCGCAGGGTGGCCGCCGCCGCGGGGGCGGCGCGAGCACCATCGCCACCAACGTCGGCCTCAACCGGATCGAGTGGGATCTCCGCACCACGCCCATCACCGGCTTCCCGGGGATGATCCTCTGGGGCGCCGGCACCGCCGGCCCGGCGATCCCGCCCGGCAAGTACACCGTGCGCCTCGTCGCCGACGGACAGATCGCGACGACGACGCTCACCGTCCAGCGCAATCCGTTCCTCCCCGAGGTCACCGATGCCGACCTGCATGCGCAGTTCCAGTTCGGGCGCATGGTGCGCCAGCGCGCCGACGACGCGAATCAGCGCGTGATCGAGGTCCGGCGCGTGAAGGCCCAGCTCGAGGAGCGGCAGAAGCGCGCGAACAACGACCGCCGCCTCGCCTCCACCGGCGCGACGCTCGTCACCAACGCCTCGGACGTGGAGGACGACATCTACCAGGTGAAGAACCAGAGCGGGCAGGATCCGCTCAACTTCCCCATCCGCGTGAACAACCGCTTGGCGAACCTGCTCTCGATGGCCGAGCGCGGCGACGGACGCCCCACGACGAACATGCCGGAGATCTTCGGCATCCTCGACGCCGAGCTGAAGGGCTACGAGGTGAAGCTGCAGCAGGTGTGGGCGCGTGACCTCGCGGCGGTGAACAAGGAACTCGCGCGGCTCGGGCTCCCGTTGCTCGATCCCAAGTGCGAGAAGCTCGAGGGGTGCGCGCCGCTCCCGTGA
- a CDS encoding TIM barrel protein, with protein sequence MPLADLCREAKRIGLDGIDLLSEAEFEVPKAHGLQCAIANGPGPIADGWNRPDLHDKLVAEGERLLPLVAKAGIPQMIVFSGNRKGMSDGEGIANCVAGLKRLIPAAERHGVTLVMEMLNSKVDHRDYHADRTEWAAQVARGLGSPRFKLLYDVYHMQIMEGDVVHTIETYAPFISHYHTAGVPGRHELDDTQELNYGRIARAIAATGFTGYVAHEFMPTTAPLAKLAEARAIFAA encoded by the coding sequence ATGCCCCTCGCCGACCTCTGCCGCGAGGCGAAGCGCATCGGGCTCGACGGCATCGACCTGCTGAGCGAGGCCGAGTTCGAGGTGCCGAAGGCGCACGGTCTCCAGTGCGCTATCGCCAACGGCCCCGGTCCCATCGCCGACGGATGGAACCGTCCCGACCTGCACGACAAGCTCGTCGCCGAGGGCGAACGGCTGCTGCCGCTCGTCGCCAAGGCGGGGATCCCGCAGATGATCGTCTTCTCCGGCAACCGGAAGGGGATGAGCGACGGCGAGGGGATCGCGAACTGCGTCGCGGGGCTCAAGCGCCTCATCCCCGCGGCCGAGCGGCATGGCGTGACGCTCGTGATGGAGATGCTCAACAGCAAGGTGGACCATCGCGACTACCACGCCGACCGGACCGAGTGGGCGGCGCAGGTCGCGCGCGGGCTGGGCTCGCCGCGCTTCAAGCTCCTCTACGACGTCTACCACATGCAGATCATGGAAGGCGACGTCGTGCACACCATCGAGACGTACGCGCCCTTCATCTCGCACTACCACACCGCGGGCGTGCCGGGGCGGCACGAGCTGGACGACACGCAGGAGCTGAACTACGGGCGCATCGCGCGCGCGATCGCCGCGACGGGCTTCACCGGCTACGTGGCGCACGAGTTCATGCCGACGACGGCCCCGCTCGCGAAGCTCGCCGAGGCGCGGGCGATCTTCGCCGCCTGA
- a CDS encoding GMC family oxidoreductase has translation MGTDLHAVQGRRYDAIVVGSGISGGWAAKELTEAGLRTLVLEAGGPIDPARDYVEHLAPHQVRFRGYGDRERLAKEQPIQRECYACDEYSGKFFVNDRENPYTTPDDAPFRWFRGRQVGGRSLTWGRQVYRWSDLDFEANLKDGHGNDWPIRYADLAPWYSHVERFIGVSGAREGLDQLPDGEFLPPMNMSVTEAHTREKVLKAFGGQRVWTIGRAAILTQAHNGRAACHYCGPCERGCITHSYFSSNGSTLPAAERTGRLTVRPWSVVAEVVHDPRTGRAKGVRVIDARTMAETVYEARVIYLCASAFESTRILLNSKSTAHPTGMGNASGTLGKYIMDHHYYWGASGRMPGFEQYKSEGNRPNGMYVARFRNTRTGPQHPDFLRGYGMQGGSGGRGRWNGAGHGAEWKARVLSELHPWGIGIHGWGETLPREENALALDPTVQDKWGVPALRITCRWGENERRMQEDMVRTATEMLDAAGATNITPTRSNNPPGHCIHEMGGARMGRSADVSVCDADNALWEVPNVHVTDGACMASSACQNPSITYMAITARAVSRTVERLKRGEL, from the coding sequence ATGGGCACTGACCTCCACGCGGTGCAGGGGCGCCGGTACGACGCGATCGTCGTCGGCTCGGGGATCAGCGGCGGCTGGGCGGCGAAGGAGCTCACCGAGGCGGGACTGCGCACGCTCGTGCTCGAGGCGGGCGGCCCGATCGATCCCGCGCGCGACTACGTCGAGCACCTCGCGCCGCATCAGGTCCGCTTCCGCGGCTATGGCGACCGCGAGCGGCTCGCGAAGGAGCAGCCGATCCAGCGCGAGTGCTACGCCTGCGACGAGTACAGCGGCAAGTTCTTCGTGAACGACCGCGAGAATCCCTACACCACGCCCGACGACGCGCCCTTCCGCTGGTTCCGCGGGCGGCAGGTGGGCGGCCGCTCGCTCACCTGGGGACGGCAGGTCTATCGCTGGAGCGACCTCGACTTCGAGGCGAACCTCAAGGACGGACACGGGAACGACTGGCCCATCCGCTACGCCGACCTCGCCCCCTGGTACTCGCACGTGGAACGCTTCATCGGCGTGAGCGGCGCGCGCGAAGGACTCGACCAGCTCCCCGACGGCGAGTTCCTGCCGCCGATGAACATGAGCGTCACCGAGGCGCACACGCGCGAGAAGGTGCTCAAGGCGTTCGGCGGGCAGCGGGTGTGGACCATCGGGCGCGCGGCGATCCTCACGCAGGCGCACAACGGCCGCGCCGCCTGTCACTACTGCGGGCCCTGCGAGCGCGGCTGCATCACGCACTCGTACTTCTCGAGCAACGGCTCCACGCTCCCCGCCGCCGAACGGACGGGGCGGCTCACGGTGCGGCCCTGGAGCGTCGTCGCCGAGGTGGTGCACGACCCGCGCACCGGCCGCGCGAAGGGCGTGCGGGTGATCGACGCGCGCACCATGGCCGAGACGGTCTACGAGGCGCGCGTGATCTACCTCTGCGCCTCGGCGTTCGAGTCCACGCGCATCCTGCTCAACTCGAAGAGCACGGCGCACCCCACCGGCATGGGCAACGCCAGCGGCACGCTCGGCAAGTACATCATGGACCACCACTACTACTGGGGCGCGAGCGGGCGGATGCCCGGCTTCGAACAGTACAAGAGCGAGGGGAACCGCCCCAACGGGATGTACGTCGCGCGCTTCCGCAACACGCGCACCGGTCCGCAGCATCCGGACTTCCTGCGCGGCTACGGGATGCAGGGCGGCTCCGGCGGCCGCGGCCGCTGGAACGGCGCGGGACATGGCGCCGAGTGGAAGGCGCGCGTGCTCAGCGAACTGCATCCGTGGGGCATCGGCATCCACGGCTGGGGCGAGACGCTCCCGCGCGAGGAGAACGCCCTCGCGCTCGACCCGACGGTGCAGGACAAGTGGGGCGTCCCCGCCCTGCGCATCACCTGCCGGTGGGGCGAGAACGAACGGAGGATGCAGGAGGACATGGTGCGCACCGCCACCGAGATGCTCGACGCGGCCGGCGCGACCAACATCACGCCCACGCGCTCGAACAACCCGCCGGGCCACTGCATCCACGAGATGGGCGGCGCCCGCATGGGACGCTCGGCCGACGTCTCCGTCTGCGATGCCGACAACGCGCTCTGGGAGGTGCCGAACGTCCACGTGACCGACGGCGCCTGCATGGCGAGCTCCGCCTGCCAGAACCCGAGCATCACTTACATGGCGATCACGGCGCGCGCGGTGTCGCGCACCGTCGAGCGTCTCAAGCGAGGCGAACTGTGA
- a CDS encoding gluconate 2-dehydrogenase subunit 3 family protein — MTSLSRRALLQLAGLAALPSLARADAAPDDWDADLHAQAAQRPATLFRADERALVAAMADAILPRTDTPGALDVGVPAFIEFITAEWMTEAERTEFRAGLAALEAHAVAGYGRTWPALDPVQRMGELDWAALPIDPEHPARRAYRRLRGHALHGYLTSERVRREVLKVNMTPGHYRGDVPVTQRAEAGHGH, encoded by the coding sequence ATGACGAGCCTCTCCCGCCGCGCGCTGCTCCAGCTCGCCGGCCTCGCCGCCCTGCCCTCGCTGGCCCGCGCCGATGCCGCGCCCGACGACTGGGACGCGGACCTCCATGCGCAGGCCGCGCAGCGCCCCGCGACCCTCTTCCGCGCCGACGAGCGCGCCCTCGTCGCGGCGATGGCCGACGCGATCCTCCCCCGCACCGACACGCCGGGGGCGCTCGACGTCGGCGTGCCGGCCTTCATCGAGTTCATCACCGCCGAGTGGATGACCGAGGCCGAGCGCACCGAGTTCCGCGCCGGTCTCGCCGCCCTCGAGGCGCATGCGGTCGCGGGCTACGGCCGCACCTGGCCGGCGCTCGATCCCGTCCAGCGCATGGGCGAGCTCGACTGGGCGGCGCTGCCCATCGACCCCGAGCACCCCGCGCGGCGGGCGTACCGTCGCCTCCGCGGGCACGCGCTCCACGGCTATCTCACGAGCGAGCGCGTGCGGCGCGAGGTCCTCAAGGTGAACATGACGCCCGGGCACTATCGCGGCGACGTCCCCGTCACGCAGCGCGCGGAGGCGGGCCATGGGCACTGA
- a CDS encoding carbohydrate binding family 9 domain-containing protein, which produces MLAIPLLLALVVADPPVHNGRAGETKVKPPRAAAEIVVDGKLDEAVWKQAALLTGFSQFSPQDGIAAADSTQVLVWYSATAIHFGVRAYEPHGNVRATLAERDRIGTDDQVQFLIGTFNDGRQAVMFAVNPLGIQADGSLVEQGRSGGSFMSGGASAARESADLSQDYVFTSKGRLTEWGYEIEVTIPFKSLRFQSVAEQTWGFNVVRRVQHSNYEDSWTPATRGNASFLAQSGTLAGLTDLHRGLVLDVTPELTDRVDGAPGASAWDYTTGKPQLGATVRWGITNNLTFNGTFNPDFSQVEADVNQVNFDPRRQVFFPERRPFFIDGIEQFQTPNNLVYTRRMVRPEAAAKVAGKMGSTNVAYMTALDDRTTSATGDNPFFNILRVSRDLGAQSRLGLTYTDRIDGDASNRVVSLDGRAVTNRIYSGSFQVAAARNAVNGLVTTAPLFQANLARDGRAFGVRGVFSGIDPDFVTRSGFISRPGEVHANVAPRYTWFFERGSRIETFSYSMLFDGTWNYDRFMQRGDARDKKMHFNTSTQFRGGWTIGGSLLVETFGYDPTFYQDLYRIEAPDGLGGLDTLPFVGTPRLPNHDWVASFTSPRFKYLQASGSFVWGVDENFFEWASADILYAQLSINARPSERIRIDATYQIQEYKRRTDHSLVGITRNPRLKLEYQVSRPFFVRLIGEYVASATDALRDDSRTNFPLLQRDRNGVYVRTTAGQVNRLSGDVLLAYTPQPGTVIYLGYGARMLEPEPFRYQHLARQTDAVFLKLSYLFRR; this is translated from the coding sequence ATGCTCGCCATCCCGCTGCTGCTCGCGCTCGTCGTCGCTGATCCGCCGGTCCACAATGGTCGCGCGGGCGAGACGAAGGTCAAGCCGCCCCGTGCCGCCGCCGAGATCGTGGTGGACGGCAAGCTCGACGAGGCCGTCTGGAAGCAGGCCGCGCTGCTCACCGGCTTCTCGCAGTTCTCGCCGCAGGACGGCATCGCCGCCGCCGACTCCACGCAGGTCCTCGTCTGGTACTCCGCCACCGCGATCCACTTCGGCGTGCGCGCCTACGAGCCGCACGGCAACGTCCGCGCGACGCTCGCCGAGCGCGACCGCATCGGCACCGACGACCAGGTGCAGTTCCTCATCGGGACGTTCAATGACGGGCGGCAGGCGGTGATGTTCGCGGTGAACCCGCTCGGGATCCAGGCCGACGGGTCACTCGTGGAGCAGGGCCGGTCGGGCGGCAGCTTCATGAGCGGCGGGGCGAGCGCCGCGCGCGAGAGCGCCGACCTCTCGCAGGACTACGTCTTCACCTCGAAGGGCCGCCTCACCGAGTGGGGCTACGAGATCGAGGTGACGATCCCGTTCAAGAGCCTGCGCTTCCAGTCGGTCGCCGAGCAGACATGGGGCTTCAACGTGGTGCGGCGCGTGCAGCACTCCAACTACGAGGACAGCTGGACGCCGGCCACACGCGGCAACGCGAGCTTCCTCGCGCAGTCTGGCACGCTCGCGGGGCTGACCGACCTGCACCGCGGGCTCGTGCTCGACGTGACCCCCGAGCTCACCGACCGCGTGGACGGCGCCCCCGGCGCCTCGGCGTGGGACTACACCACCGGCAAGCCGCAGCTGGGCGCGACGGTGCGGTGGGGCATCACCAACAACCTCACGTTCAACGGCACGTTCAATCCCGACTTCTCGCAGGTCGAGGCGGACGTCAACCAGGTCAACTTCGACCCGCGGCGGCAGGTCTTCTTCCCCGAGCGGCGGCCGTTCTTCATCGACGGCATCGAGCAGTTCCAGACGCCCAACAACCTCGTCTACACGCGGCGGATGGTCCGCCCCGAGGCGGCGGCGAAGGTGGCGGGGAAGATGGGCTCGACCAACGTCGCGTACATGACCGCGCTGGACGACCGCACCACGTCGGCCACCGGCGACAACCCGTTCTTCAACATCCTGCGCGTCTCGCGCGATCTCGGCGCGCAGTCCCGCCTCGGCCTCACCTACACCGACCGGATCGACGGCGACGCGAGCAACCGCGTGGTCAGCCTCGACGGGCGCGCGGTGACCAACCGGATCTACTCGGGCTCGTTCCAGGTGGCCGCCGCGCGCAACGCGGTGAACGGCCTCGTCACCACGGCGCCGCTCTTCCAGGCGAACCTGGCGCGCGACGGCCGCGCCTTCGGCGTGCGCGGGGTCTTCAGCGGCATCGATCCCGATTTCGTGACGCGCTCGGGGTTCATCTCGCGCCCGGGCGAGGTCCACGCCAACGTCGCGCCGCGCTACACCTGGTTCTTCGAGCGGGGCTCGCGCATCGAGACCTTCTCGTACAGCATGCTCTTCGACGGCACCTGGAACTACGACCGGTTCATGCAGCGCGGCGATGCGCGCGACAAGAAGATGCACTTCAACACCAGCACGCAGTTCCGCGGCGGCTGGACGATCGGCGGGTCGCTGCTCGTGGAGACCTTCGGGTACGATCCGACCTTCTACCAGGACCTGTATCGCATCGAGGCGCCGGACGGCCTGGGCGGGCTCGACACGCTGCCGTTCGTCGGCACGCCGCGCCTCCCCAACCACGACTGGGTGGCGAGCTTCACCTCGCCGCGCTTCAAGTACCTCCAGGCGAGCGGCTCGTTCGTGTGGGGCGTGGACGAGAACTTCTTCGAGTGGGCCTCGGCGGACATCCTCTACGCGCAGCTCTCGATCAATGCGCGGCCCTCGGAGCGGATCCGCATCGACGCGACCTACCAGATCCAGGAGTACAAGCGCCGCACCGACCACTCGCTCGTGGGGATCACGCGCAACCCGCGCCTCAAGCTCGAGTACCAGGTCTCGCGGCCCTTCTTCGTGCGCCTCATCGGCGAGTACGTGGCCTCGGCGACCGACGCGCTGCGCGACGACTCGCGCACGAACTTCCCGCTCCTCCAGCGCGACCGGAACGGGGTCTACGTGCGCACGACGGCGGGGCAGGTCAACCGCCTGAGCGGTGACGTGCTGCTCGCGTACACGCCGCAGCCGGGCACGGTGATCTACCTCGGCTACGGCGCGCGCATGCTCGAGCCGGAGCCGTTCCGGTACCAGCACCTCGCGCGCCAGACCGACGCGGTGTTCCTCAAGCTGTCGTACCTGTTCCGGCGGTAG
- a CDS encoding flotillin family protein, with the protein MTPGSAFFQIDASILNDLNLLGVVGPILGALVVGGITVLFVSRYRRCPANKVLVISGRVGGDGAAKCISGGGAFVWPVIQEYAYLSLEPIQIDIPLKDALSLENIRVAVPSVFTVAIGTEAEVRQNAAVRLLGLGHDQIKRQAQDIIFGQLRQVIASMNIEQINRDRESFLHRILTSLEPELKKIGLVLINVNITDLKDDSGYIEAIGKKAAAMAVQQARGDVADQEKLGEVRVAEAERERSVQVASAVKFREIGIREADRDKLVRLAEMEKEQRVGEQTAALQRDTLIKEAERLQAVRMAELDKEQQVGEQKAAFERDAMIKDAERARRVAVAEAEAKAIDGEATSLALVANTRATLQVREAEAYQLSETKKREAEGAVQEAGFRAMARAALADAERVEAEQRAKYEATAKAAKATTIVEAEAEAEKVRIGAEAEARAIYIKLEAEARGQYEIMSKKAEAMKELVAAAGGAKEAFQLMMVEHLDTLAETSAKAISNIKFDKVVVWDSGQGGKGGASGFLQSMAGTLPPMMNVLRDIAGVELPGYVAKLSDAEAPAPPAPVVASAPLESEAPAKKR; encoded by the coding sequence ATGACCCCCGGTAGCGCCTTCTTCCAGATCGACGCCAGCATCCTGAACGACCTCAACCTGCTCGGCGTGGTCGGGCCGATCCTCGGGGCGTTGGTCGTGGGCGGCATCACGGTGCTGTTCGTCTCGCGCTACCGGCGCTGCCCGGCGAACAAGGTGCTCGTGATCTCCGGCCGCGTGGGCGGCGATGGCGCGGCCAAGTGCATCTCCGGCGGCGGCGCGTTCGTCTGGCCGGTGATCCAGGAGTACGCCTACCTCTCGCTGGAGCCGATCCAGATCGACATCCCGCTCAAGGATGCGCTCTCGCTCGAGAACATCCGCGTGGCGGTGCCGTCGGTCTTCACGGTGGCGATCGGCACCGAGGCCGAGGTGCGGCAGAACGCGGCGGTGCGCCTCCTCGGGCTGGGGCACGACCAGATCAAGCGGCAGGCGCAGGACATCATCTTCGGACAGCTGCGGCAGGTGATCGCGTCGATGAACATCGAGCAGATCAACCGCGACCGCGAGAGCTTCCTGCACCGCATCCTCACGTCGCTGGAGCCGGAGCTCAAGAAGATCGGGCTCGTGCTCATCAACGTGAACATCACCGACCTCAAGGACGACTCGGGCTACATCGAGGCGATCGGCAAGAAGGCCGCGGCGATGGCGGTGCAGCAGGCGCGCGGCGACGTGGCCGACCAGGAGAAGCTGGGCGAGGTGCGCGTGGCGGAGGCGGAGCGCGAGCGGTCGGTGCAGGTGGCGAGCGCGGTGAAGTTCCGCGAGATCGGCATCCGCGAGGCGGACCGCGACAAGCTCGTGCGGCTGGCCGAGATGGAGAAGGAGCAGCGGGTGGGCGAGCAGACGGCGGCGCTCCAGCGCGACACGCTCATCAAGGAGGCGGAGCGGCTGCAGGCGGTGCGCATGGCCGAGCTCGACAAGGAGCAGCAGGTCGGCGAGCAGAAGGCGGCGTTCGAGCGCGACGCGATGATCAAGGACGCGGAACGGGCGCGCCGCGTGGCCGTGGCCGAGGCGGAAGCGAAGGCGATCGACGGCGAGGCGACCTCGCTCGCGCTGGTCGCGAACACGCGCGCGACGCTCCAGGTGCGCGAGGCCGAGGCCTACCAGCTGTCCGAGACGAAGAAGCGCGAGGCGGAGGGCGCGGTGCAGGAGGCGGGCTTCCGCGCGATGGCGCGCGCCGCGCTCGCCGACGCCGAGCGCGTCGAGGCGGAGCAGCGCGCGAAGTACGAGGCCACCGCGAAGGCGGCGAAGGCGACGACGATCGTCGAGGCCGAAGCGGAGGCCGAGAAGGTGCGGATCGGCGCCGAGGCGGAGGCGCGGGCGATCTACATCAAGCTGGAGGCCGAGGCGCGCGGCCAGTACGAGATCATGTCCAAGAAGGCGGAGGCGATGAAGGAACTCGTCGCCGCGGCGGGCGGGGCGAAGGAGGCCTTCCAGCTCATGATGGTCGAGCACCTGGACACGCTCGCCGAGACCTCGGCCAAGGCGATCTCGAACATCAAGTTCGACAAGGTGGTGGTGTGGGACTCCGGGCAGGGCGGCAAGGGGGGCGCGAGCGGCTTCCTGCAGAGCATGGCGGGGACGTTGCCGCCCATGATGAACGTCCTGCGCGACATCGCGGGCGTGGAGCTGCCGGGATACGTCGCCAAGCTCTCGGATGCGGAGGCGCCTGCTCCTCCTGCTCCCGTCGTCGCGTCTGCGCCGCTCGAGTCGGAGGCTCCTGCCAAGAAGCGCTGA